The following are encoded together in the Malaya genurostris strain Urasoe2022 chromosome 3, Malgen_1.1, whole genome shotgun sequence genome:
- the LOC131435655 gene encoding polycomb group protein Psc isoform X1 yields MTGEVAKMTKMTTVVSGPESPYKPSRIHLSSVNPYITCNLCKGYLIDATTIVECLHSFCHSCIMRHLRTEQYCPQCEMMINKAKPNIKPDATLQAIVYKLVPGLYEKELLRKRAFYRQNPEMAAIATPEQRGEDTEHLIFSPSEEFQLSLEYADKELAGNNEELKRPKYLQCPAMVRIAYLKKFIINKYNIPTHLYYVEIMYKVQTITLPDHYTLMDVAYIYTWKKNDSMEFFFRIRTHEMKSVELPEVPLRRSPSISTGRQSSTSALATIKEEENDGADSVALIKPSDIKREEPNLSDGGDGKPGETTITTTTTTTVTLMTMTTTTATTNAAWTAGGGGGVGGGGGAGLSECMVDVKPNVTALGKQQQENCGGSRGTGGESIVSGAAAVAAAVVSAEPPPKVKKNESIKLKIEMNKNTYVSILQSPQPDTGSSKHHKSDKPEKVKKKKSEDKDKSVNKIKSSSDLKIKIEKVKDGLVTVKKDGKSSKKGPYKVELSGVSDYRNNNKPFGGEFDAKKAKKEAHKLDKSVKKAKSPKRLEIDKIQPPIVLKIDQKSPELSTSSFKIVSQPVASSSPKPKAELSLEDEKSQFLNSFELTPIKSVQNNQSRSPSCSPGSSSSSSSSNVETKHNGKRKNKDQSNGRTVVKKPKLSDDEMKALVERTVQQNIKSTADHIVPPLVLTTSKHVKQELESPPLKTSVSQPQPVPIKVEPLVREQPSAGQEVKPKPFDFKPPVILPPPVVTTSNIPAPKPAQPVMIAPKPQADTPKRPAVPSFPKPIQPAKKLPPLLPKDINYLKSSKQKQLEMKRPHPNVPIHISPNKETEISQIKPENARKNIKVYGPPSDAGNFAMPAAMPSVSKPKSNKNRPLNYLNYALMNANKAPAGSRTPIPSYSNSPSYSPDSPQYNPNFNISTKQYKYANPHAYANFLQNMLNDRKSSNVSPPSHEKKVESPMNERKRPCPSPPEGRLEPPEKQPKVQSLLNQINIPSSLSITLATEEDEAAREKARKSQPEEDKNYIEILKLPEISITEAERTTPPKVQHEPSLKKTAKSTSPLKADKSKAQTDGTNASPELDSASFQQKFIQSIRVEKEPKSKSGGNRQEKKSSPVFTPPTSLPNGGNAFKLPNATVLSNGIVKLNSYPELDLINKNNTSPGSRPLPSPPKPNTSKHVPIAPKPTGTFFPPTGTPSIPPPSNRKSLSPPVLKPSLSPGQPKSKTPPAMSSSPSHAALAAMGPMFGLQMNQDNANYNQSKKLEPKVKKSSQKSPKTNALDLSSPSGSAATVAAAPAPASASALPPPLVDKSKDAMNMLMMNNNLSNAQKFQVANYLNEVAKLNNSGMMMPQMVGLQPNPLLNQMMQALYLQQWTRMTKAGSDNLEK; encoded by the exons ATGACCGGAGAAGTAGCGAAGATGACCAAGATGACTACGGTTGTCAGCGGTCCCGAGTCACCCTACAAACCGAGCCGGATTCATCTGAGCTCGGTGAATCCGTACATCACGTGTAACCTATGCAAAGGTTACCTGATCGATGCTACCACCATCGTTGAGTGTCTCCATTCGT TTTGCCATAGCTGCATTATGAGACACTTACGGACGGAACAGTACTGTCCCCAGTGCGAGATGATGATAAACAAAGCGAAACCGAACATCAA ACCAGACGCTACACTGCAAGCCATCGTCTACAAATTAGTTCCCGGCCTTTACGAAAAGGAACTACTCCGGAAGCGTGCTTTTTACCGTCAAAATCCGGAGATGGCTGCCATCGCCACACCGGAACAGCGTGGTGAAGACACCGAGCATCTGATCTTCAGCCCGAGCGAAGAGTTCCAACTGTCACTGGAATACGCCGACAA GGAGCTGGCAGGAAACAACGAGGAGCTCAAACGACCGAAGTATCTGCAGTGTCCGGCCATGGTTCGAATTGCCTACCTGAAGAAATTcatcatcaacaagtacaacattccgacGCATCTGTACTACGTTGAAATCATGTACAAAGTGCAAACAATCACCCTGCCGGATCACTACACTCTGATGGATGTCGCTTACATCTACACCTGGAAGAAG AACGATTCAATGGAATTCTTTTTTCGCATCCGAACCCACGAGATGAAATCGGTCGAGCTGCCGGAGGTACCCCTGCGGAGGTCTCCCAGCATCTCGACCGGACGCCAGAGCAGCACCAGTGCGCTGGCCACCATCAAAGAGGAAGAAAACGACGGTGCGGATAGCGTCGCTCTCATCAAACCGAGTGACATTAAACGCGAAGAGCCGAACCTGTCGGATGGCGGCGATGGCAAACCGGGTGAAACTACAATcacaacaacgacgacgacgacggttacgttgatgacgatgacgacgacgacagcTACGACCAACGCAGCATGGACCGCTGGCGGTGGCGGTGgtgttggtggtggtggtggtgccgGTTTGAGTGAGTGCATGGTGGATGTGAAACCGAACGTGACCGCGCTCGGAAAACAGCAACAGGAAAATTGTGGTGGCAGCAGAGGCACTGGCGGCGAGAGCATCGTCAGTGGTgccgctgctgttgctgctgctgttgtctcTGCCGAGCCGCCGCCCAAGGTGAAGAAGAACGAATCGATAAAGCTGAAAATAGAAATGAACAAAAACACTTATGTTAGTATCCTGCAAAGTCCGCAGCCGGATACTGGCAGCAGCAAGCACCACAAATCTGATAAGCCGGAAAAGGTGAAGAAGAAGAAATCGGAGGACAAGGACAAAAGTGTCAATAAGATTAAATCGTCTAGTGATCTCAAGATTAAAATAGAAAAGGTGAAAGATGGGTTAGTGACCGTCAAAAAAGATGGCAAAAGTAGCAAAAAAGGTCCATACAAAGTAGAACTCAGTGGTGTTAGTGATTACAGAAACAATAATAAACCATTCGGGGGTGAGTTTGATGCAAAGAAGGCGAAAAAAGAAGCTCACAAATTGGATAAAAGTGTTAAAAAAGCTAAGTCTCCCAAGCGGTTGGAAATCGATAAGATTCAACCTCCGATAGTTTTGAAAATCGATCAGAAAAGTCCCGAACTGTCGACATCCTCTTTTAAGATAGTGTCCCAGCCAGTCGCGTCATCCTCGCCGAAACCAAAAGCTGAACTCAGTTTGGAGGACGAAAAATCACAGTTCCTTAATTCGTTCGAATTGACACCAATCAAGTCAGTTCAGAATAATCAATCCCGGTCTCCCTCGTGCTCCCCCGGTTCGTCCAGTTCATCGTCATCTTCTAATGTTGAAACCAAGCACAACGGCAAACGTAAGAACAAAGATCAATCAAATGGTAGAACTGTCGTTAAGAAACCTAAACTCTCCGACGATGAGATGAAAGCTCTGGTGGAAAGAACGGTACAGCAGAATATCAAATCAACTGCGGATCATATCGTGCCACCGCTAGTTTTAACTACTTCCAAACACGTGAAGCAAGAACTGGAAAGTCCTCCTCTGAAGACTTCAGTGTCACAACCGCAACCGGTACCGATAAAGGTCGAGCCTTTGGTCCGAGAACAACCGTCTGCCGGTCAGGAAGTCAAACCGAAACCATTTGACTTTAAGCCACCGGTTATTCTGCCACCTCCGGTGGTCACAACCAGCAACATCCCGGCTCCCAAACCCGCTCAACCTGTGATGATTGCTCCGAAACCTCAAGCTGATACTCCAAAGCGACCAGCAGTGCCTTCATTCCCAAAACCAATACAACCAGCGAAAAAACTACCTCCTCTGCTACCGAAAGACATCAACTATCTTAAAAGTAGCAAACAGAAACAACTGGAAATGAAACGGCCCCATCCGAATGTACCGATTCACATATCTCCGAACAAGGAAACCGAAATCAGTCAAATCAAACCGGAAAATGCCAGAAAAAACATCAAAGTTTACGGGCCCCCTTCGGATGCGGGCAACTTTGCGATGCCTGCCGCAATGCCATCGGTTTCGAAACCAAAATCCAACAAAAATCGACCACTCAACTATCTGAACTATGCTCTGATGAACGCCAACAAAGCTCCGGCCGGCTCGCGAACCCCGATCCCCTCGTATTCCAATTCGCCCAGTTACTCACCGGACTCGCCCCAGTACAATCCGAACTTCAACATCTCGACCAAACAGTATAAATATGCAAACCCACATGCCTATGCTAACTTCTTGCAAAATATGCTAAACGATCGCAAATCTAGCAATGTGTCGCCTCCGTCGCACGAAAAGAAAGTCGAAAGTCCGATGAACGAAAGGAAGAGACCGTGTCCCAGTCCTCCGGAGGGTCGGCTTGAGCCACCGGAAAAACAACCGAAGGTTCAGTCTTTGCTTAATCAAATCAATATTCCCTCCTCGCTGTCGATCACACTAGCAACGGAAGAGGACGAAGCGGCCCGGGAAAAGGCACGCAAAAGTCAACCGGAGGAAGATAAAAATTATATCGAAATTCTCAAACTGCCAGAAATTTCCATCACGGAAGCAGAACGCACAACACCACCGAAAGTGCAACATGAGCCAAGTTTGAAGAAAACTGCCAAAAGTACTAGTCCACTGAAAGCCGACAAAAGCAAGGCTCAAACTGACGGCACCAATGCTAGTCCCGAGCTGGACAGTGCTTCGTTCCAGCAAAAATTCATCCAGTCAATTCGAGTCGAAAAAGAACCCAAGAGCAAATCTGGCGGCAACAGGCAGGAGAAAAAATCTTCACCGGTGTTTACGCCGCCAACCTCACTGCCGAACGGCGGAAACGCATTCAAACTTCCGAATGCGACCGTTCTCAGCAACGGAATCGTGAAACTAAACTCCTATCCCGAACTAGATCTCATCAACAAAAACAACACCAGTCCAGGCTCGCGGCCTCTGCCTTCACCGCCGAAACCGAACACCTCCAAACACGTCCCGATCGCTCCGAAACCAACGGGAACTTTCTTTCCACCGACGGGGACACCTTCTATTCCACCACCATCCAACCGGAAAAGTCTATCGCCACCGGTTCTTAAACCATCGTTGTCACCGGGCCAGCCTAAATCGAAAACTCCTCCGGCGATGTCTAGCTCACCCTCGCACGCTGCCCTAGCCGCCATGGGTCCGATGTTCGGCCTGCAAATGAATCAGGACAATGCAAATTACAACCAATCGAAGAAACTGGAACCGAAAGTGAAAAAATCTTCCCAGAAATCACCGAAAACCAACGCACTGGATCTATCGTCGCCTAGCGGTTCAGCAGCGACGGTTGCTGCAGCACCAGCACCAGCCTCGGCATCGGCACTGCCACCGCCGCTGGTGGACAAGTCCAAGGACGCCATGAATATGCTAATGATGAACAACAATCTAAGCAACGCGCAAAAGTTCCAGGTTGCCAACTATCTGAACGAGGTGGCCAAACTGAACAACAGTGGCATGATGATGCCCCAGATGGTCGGTTTGCAGCCGAATCCGCTGCTCAATCAGATGATGCAAGCCCTCTATCTGCAGCAGTGGACCCGCATGACCAAGGCAGGCAGCGACAATCTGGAGAAATGA
- the LOC131435655 gene encoding polycomb group protein Psc isoform X2 — translation MVRIAYLKKFIINKYNIPTHLYYVEIMYKVQTITLPDHYTLMDVAYIYTWKKNDSMEFFFRIRTHEMKSVELPEVPLRRSPSISTGRQSSTSALATIKEEENDGADSVALIKPSDIKREEPNLSDGGDGKPGETTITTTTTTTVTLMTMTTTTATTNAAWTAGGGGGVGGGGGAGLSECMVDVKPNVTALGKQQQENCGGSRGTGGESIVSGAAAVAAAVVSAEPPPKVKKNESIKLKIEMNKNTYVSILQSPQPDTGSSKHHKSDKPEKVKKKKSEDKDKSVNKIKSSSDLKIKIEKVKDGLVTVKKDGKSSKKGPYKVELSGVSDYRNNNKPFGGEFDAKKAKKEAHKLDKSVKKAKSPKRLEIDKIQPPIVLKIDQKSPELSTSSFKIVSQPVASSSPKPKAELSLEDEKSQFLNSFELTPIKSVQNNQSRSPSCSPGSSSSSSSSNVETKHNGKRKNKDQSNGRTVVKKPKLSDDEMKALVERTVQQNIKSTADHIVPPLVLTTSKHVKQELESPPLKTSVSQPQPVPIKVEPLVREQPSAGQEVKPKPFDFKPPVILPPPVVTTSNIPAPKPAQPVMIAPKPQADTPKRPAVPSFPKPIQPAKKLPPLLPKDINYLKSSKQKQLEMKRPHPNVPIHISPNKETEISQIKPENARKNIKVYGPPSDAGNFAMPAAMPSVSKPKSNKNRPLNYLNYALMNANKAPAGSRTPIPSYSNSPSYSPDSPQYNPNFNISTKQYKYANPHAYANFLQNMLNDRKSSNVSPPSHEKKVESPMNERKRPCPSPPEGRLEPPEKQPKVQSLLNQINIPSSLSITLATEEDEAAREKARKSQPEEDKNYIEILKLPEISITEAERTTPPKVQHEPSLKKTAKSTSPLKADKSKAQTDGTNASPELDSASFQQKFIQSIRVEKEPKSKSGGNRQEKKSSPVFTPPTSLPNGGNAFKLPNATVLSNGIVKLNSYPELDLINKNNTSPGSRPLPSPPKPNTSKHVPIAPKPTGTFFPPTGTPSIPPPSNRKSLSPPVLKPSLSPGQPKSKTPPAMSSSPSHAALAAMGPMFGLQMNQDNANYNQSKKLEPKVKKSSQKSPKTNALDLSSPSGSAATVAAAPAPASASALPPPLVDKSKDAMNMLMMNNNLSNAQKFQVANYLNEVAKLNNSGMMMPQMVGLQPNPLLNQMMQALYLQQWTRMTKAGSDNLEK, via the exons ATGGTTCGAATTGCCTACCTGAAGAAATTcatcatcaacaagtacaacattccgacGCATCTGTACTACGTTGAAATCATGTACAAAGTGCAAACAATCACCCTGCCGGATCACTACACTCTGATGGATGTCGCTTACATCTACACCTGGAAGAAG AACGATTCAATGGAATTCTTTTTTCGCATCCGAACCCACGAGATGAAATCGGTCGAGCTGCCGGAGGTACCCCTGCGGAGGTCTCCCAGCATCTCGACCGGACGCCAGAGCAGCACCAGTGCGCTGGCCACCATCAAAGAGGAAGAAAACGACGGTGCGGATAGCGTCGCTCTCATCAAACCGAGTGACATTAAACGCGAAGAGCCGAACCTGTCGGATGGCGGCGATGGCAAACCGGGTGAAACTACAATcacaacaacgacgacgacgacggttacgttgatgacgatgacgacgacgacagcTACGACCAACGCAGCATGGACCGCTGGCGGTGGCGGTGgtgttggtggtggtggtggtgccgGTTTGAGTGAGTGCATGGTGGATGTGAAACCGAACGTGACCGCGCTCGGAAAACAGCAACAGGAAAATTGTGGTGGCAGCAGAGGCACTGGCGGCGAGAGCATCGTCAGTGGTgccgctgctgttgctgctgctgttgtctcTGCCGAGCCGCCGCCCAAGGTGAAGAAGAACGAATCGATAAAGCTGAAAATAGAAATGAACAAAAACACTTATGTTAGTATCCTGCAAAGTCCGCAGCCGGATACTGGCAGCAGCAAGCACCACAAATCTGATAAGCCGGAAAAGGTGAAGAAGAAGAAATCGGAGGACAAGGACAAAAGTGTCAATAAGATTAAATCGTCTAGTGATCTCAAGATTAAAATAGAAAAGGTGAAAGATGGGTTAGTGACCGTCAAAAAAGATGGCAAAAGTAGCAAAAAAGGTCCATACAAAGTAGAACTCAGTGGTGTTAGTGATTACAGAAACAATAATAAACCATTCGGGGGTGAGTTTGATGCAAAGAAGGCGAAAAAAGAAGCTCACAAATTGGATAAAAGTGTTAAAAAAGCTAAGTCTCCCAAGCGGTTGGAAATCGATAAGATTCAACCTCCGATAGTTTTGAAAATCGATCAGAAAAGTCCCGAACTGTCGACATCCTCTTTTAAGATAGTGTCCCAGCCAGTCGCGTCATCCTCGCCGAAACCAAAAGCTGAACTCAGTTTGGAGGACGAAAAATCACAGTTCCTTAATTCGTTCGAATTGACACCAATCAAGTCAGTTCAGAATAATCAATCCCGGTCTCCCTCGTGCTCCCCCGGTTCGTCCAGTTCATCGTCATCTTCTAATGTTGAAACCAAGCACAACGGCAAACGTAAGAACAAAGATCAATCAAATGGTAGAACTGTCGTTAAGAAACCTAAACTCTCCGACGATGAGATGAAAGCTCTGGTGGAAAGAACGGTACAGCAGAATATCAAATCAACTGCGGATCATATCGTGCCACCGCTAGTTTTAACTACTTCCAAACACGTGAAGCAAGAACTGGAAAGTCCTCCTCTGAAGACTTCAGTGTCACAACCGCAACCGGTACCGATAAAGGTCGAGCCTTTGGTCCGAGAACAACCGTCTGCCGGTCAGGAAGTCAAACCGAAACCATTTGACTTTAAGCCACCGGTTATTCTGCCACCTCCGGTGGTCACAACCAGCAACATCCCGGCTCCCAAACCCGCTCAACCTGTGATGATTGCTCCGAAACCTCAAGCTGATACTCCAAAGCGACCAGCAGTGCCTTCATTCCCAAAACCAATACAACCAGCGAAAAAACTACCTCCTCTGCTACCGAAAGACATCAACTATCTTAAAAGTAGCAAACAGAAACAACTGGAAATGAAACGGCCCCATCCGAATGTACCGATTCACATATCTCCGAACAAGGAAACCGAAATCAGTCAAATCAAACCGGAAAATGCCAGAAAAAACATCAAAGTTTACGGGCCCCCTTCGGATGCGGGCAACTTTGCGATGCCTGCCGCAATGCCATCGGTTTCGAAACCAAAATCCAACAAAAATCGACCACTCAACTATCTGAACTATGCTCTGATGAACGCCAACAAAGCTCCGGCCGGCTCGCGAACCCCGATCCCCTCGTATTCCAATTCGCCCAGTTACTCACCGGACTCGCCCCAGTACAATCCGAACTTCAACATCTCGACCAAACAGTATAAATATGCAAACCCACATGCCTATGCTAACTTCTTGCAAAATATGCTAAACGATCGCAAATCTAGCAATGTGTCGCCTCCGTCGCACGAAAAGAAAGTCGAAAGTCCGATGAACGAAAGGAAGAGACCGTGTCCCAGTCCTCCGGAGGGTCGGCTTGAGCCACCGGAAAAACAACCGAAGGTTCAGTCTTTGCTTAATCAAATCAATATTCCCTCCTCGCTGTCGATCACACTAGCAACGGAAGAGGACGAAGCGGCCCGGGAAAAGGCACGCAAAAGTCAACCGGAGGAAGATAAAAATTATATCGAAATTCTCAAACTGCCAGAAATTTCCATCACGGAAGCAGAACGCACAACACCACCGAAAGTGCAACATGAGCCAAGTTTGAAGAAAACTGCCAAAAGTACTAGTCCACTGAAAGCCGACAAAAGCAAGGCTCAAACTGACGGCACCAATGCTAGTCCCGAGCTGGACAGTGCTTCGTTCCAGCAAAAATTCATCCAGTCAATTCGAGTCGAAAAAGAACCCAAGAGCAAATCTGGCGGCAACAGGCAGGAGAAAAAATCTTCACCGGTGTTTACGCCGCCAACCTCACTGCCGAACGGCGGAAACGCATTCAAACTTCCGAATGCGACCGTTCTCAGCAACGGAATCGTGAAACTAAACTCCTATCCCGAACTAGATCTCATCAACAAAAACAACACCAGTCCAGGCTCGCGGCCTCTGCCTTCACCGCCGAAACCGAACACCTCCAAACACGTCCCGATCGCTCCGAAACCAACGGGAACTTTCTTTCCACCGACGGGGACACCTTCTATTCCACCACCATCCAACCGGAAAAGTCTATCGCCACCGGTTCTTAAACCATCGTTGTCACCGGGCCAGCCTAAATCGAAAACTCCTCCGGCGATGTCTAGCTCACCCTCGCACGCTGCCCTAGCCGCCATGGGTCCGATGTTCGGCCTGCAAATGAATCAGGACAATGCAAATTACAACCAATCGAAGAAACTGGAACCGAAAGTGAAAAAATCTTCCCAGAAATCACCGAAAACCAACGCACTGGATCTATCGTCGCCTAGCGGTTCAGCAGCGACGGTTGCTGCAGCACCAGCACCAGCCTCGGCATCGGCACTGCCACCGCCGCTGGTGGACAAGTCCAAGGACGCCATGAATATGCTAATGATGAACAACAATCTAAGCAACGCGCAAAAGTTCCAGGTTGCCAACTATCTGAACGAGGTGGCCAAACTGAACAACAGTGGCATGATGATGCCCCAGATGGTCGGTTTGCAGCCGAATCCGCTGCTCAATCAGATGATGCAAGCCCTCTATCTGCAGCAGTGGACCCGCATGACCAAGGCAGGCAGCGACAATCTGGAGAAATGA